In Mesorhizobium sp. J428, the genomic window GATCGCAGCCTTGAGCAGGCCCTTGGCGTCGGCGGCCGTGTAGGGCTGCACCACCTTGAGGCCGGGGATATGACTGTACCAGGCGGCATAATCCTGGCTGTGCTGGGCTGCGACGCGGGCGGCAGCACCGTTCGGTCCACGGAACACGATCGGCGCGCCCATCTGGCCGCCCGACATGTAGAGCGTCTTGGCGGCCGAATTGACGATCTGGTCGATCGCCTGCATTGCGAAGTTGAAGGTCATGAACTCGACGATCGGCTTGAGACCAGCCATGGCGGCGCCCACGCCAACGCCGGCAAAGCCGTGCTCGGTGATCGGGGTGTCGACCACGCGTTTGGCGCCGAACTCCTGCAGCAGGCCTTGCGTGATCTTGTAGGCGCCCTGGTATTCGGCGACCTCCTCGCCCATGATGAAGACGTCCGGATCGCGGCGCATTTCCTCGGCCATCGCGTCGCGGAGCGCCTCGCGCACGGTGGTCGGGACCATTTCCGTGCCCGCCGGAACATCCGGATCGGCAGCGGCTTCGACCTTCGGCGCGGCAGGAATCTTTGCCGTCTCCTTTTCCACGACGGGCTCCTGCGAAGCCTCGCGTGCCTTGCCGCCTGCATCTTCGGCGGGCACAGGCTCTGCCTTGGCCTCGGCCTTCGGCGGCGCCTTAGTGGTGCCGATGTCGCCAGCGCTCTCGCCGTCCTGTAGCAGCACGGCGATCGGCGTGTTGACCTTGACGCCCTCGGTGCCCGCCTCGATCAGGATCTTGCCGAGCGTGCCCTCGTCGACCGCCTCGACCTCCATCGTCGCCTTGTCAGTCTCGATTTCGGCGATGACGTCGCCTGCGACGACCTTGTCGCCCTCCTTCTTCAGCCACTTGGCGAGGTTGCCCTCCTCCATGGTCGGCGAGAGCGCGGGCATCAGGATTTCGATCGGCATGATCAATCAACTCCGGAAGGTCAGGCTGCGGGACCGGATTGCAGCTTGAACGCCACGCCGAGGGCGGCGGCGGCGATCACGCATCCGAAAAACACAATGAAGGCATAGGCGTAGCGGTTGCAGTGCAAGAGAGCGGCAGGGCCGGAGCGTTCACCGATCCGCGCGAAGTTCATGCTGTGCATGTCGCGAAGGGTCGCAAGCTTGTCGCCCTTCTGCGCGAGCCGCAGCGCCGCAAGGGCGTTCCAGGCTGCGACAAGCCAGGCGCCGGCGGCAACCACGACAAGCAGGGTGATAGCCACCTGCAACATGGCGGCCACTCAGTTTTCGACGTAGATGTCGGTGTAAAGCTCGGAGACGTCCGGCTCCGGATCGGATTGCGCGAAGTCGGCCGCGTCCGCGACAATGTCGCGAACCTCCTTGTCGATCGCCTTCAGGTCGTCTTCGGAGGCCCATTTCTTGTCCCCGAGCCGCGCCTTGACCTGTTCGATCGGATCGTGCTCGGAGCGCATTTTCTGCACTTCGTCCTTGGAGCGGTATTTCGCCGGGTCGGACATGGAGTGGCCGCGATAGCGGTAGGTCTGCATCTCGAGGATGACCGGCCCCTTGCCGGAACGGCACCATTCGGTGGCCATGTCGCCCGCCGCCTTGACGGCGCGGACGTCCATGCCGTCAACCTGAATGCCCGGGATGCGGAAGGAGATACCGCGATGCGAGAAATCGGTCTCTGCCGACGATCGCTGCACCGACGTGCCCATGGCATAACGGTTGTTCTCGATGACGTAGATTACCGGCAGCTTCCACAGCGAGGCCATGTTGAAGCTCTCGTAGACCTGGCCCTGGTTGGCCGCGCCGTCGCCGAAATAGGTGAGGCAGACATTGCCGTTCTCGCGATAGCGGTTGGCGAAGGCGAGGCCGGTGCCGAGCGACACCTGCGCGCCGACGATGCCGTGGCCGCCGTAAAAGTTCTTTTCCTTGGAGAACATGTGCATCGAGCCGCCCTTGCCCTTGGACAGACCTCCCCGGCGCCCGGTGAGCTCGGCCATGACGCCGCGCGGCGACAGTTCCATCGCCAGCATGTGGCCGTGATCGCGATAGGCGGTGATCATCTGGTCGCCCTCGATGAGCGACATCTTGAGGCCGGTGACCACCGCCTCCTGGCCGATATAGAGATGGCAGAAGCCGCCGATGAAGCCCATGCCGTAGAGCTGGCCCGCCTTCTCCTCGAAACGGCGGATGAGCAGCATGTCGCGATAGGCGCGCAGTTCCTCGTCCTTGGTGAAATCCGCGGGCTTCGGCGCCTTCGGTTGCGACAACGCGCCGGATTCGGACTTCGATTTAGCAGAGGCTTTGCGGGCGGCTACGGCCATCGACTACTCCCTGGACTGTCTCTTGGCGGACATGACGGGAGCTCGTCTCCGACACCCCCGTTTCAGGATACCGTAGCACAGCGCCTCACGTTCGGCCATGCCCAATCGCGCACAGCCGCATTGAAATCAAGCATTTGATTTCAAAGACGAAATTCAGAATAAACTGGAATTCAGTTAATGACTATTTCGGTCCGATCTAATGATCATGACCTCGTCCTTGGCGGTCAGGTTCAGCGCGCGGCGCGCCTGCTCGTCCAGCATGTCCTTCTCGATCGTGCCGTCTTGGAGCAACAGTCCCCGGGCCTCGAGCGCATGCCGCTCGCCGCGAAGGCCGGCGAGCTTCGCCTCGAGTTCGGCCTTGCGGTCGACGAGCTGGTAGCTGGAATAGATGCCGAATTCGCCGTGCCAGGCGTGGAAGCCGAAATAGGACAGGAACACGGTTGCGAGGGCTGGCACGATCAGGGCGCCGCTGCGCCGTTTCTTCCTCTGCTTCGTCCACATGCCGCGAATCCATACTTGCGCCGTCAAAGGCAAGGATGGACCCGTCATGCTTAAGGCGCGGTTACCGGCGCTGCGAAACCGCGCTCAGACGGTGAGGAAGCGGCGTACTTCAGGCTTGTCGAGATCCTCGGCCGGCCCGGTGTGCACGATCACGCCGCGGTCCATGATGTTCACCTCGTCGGCGAGCTCGCGGCAGAAATCGAGATACTGTTCGACCAGCAGGATGGCGATGCCCGCCTGGTCGCGCAGGAAGCGGATGGCGCGGCCGATGTCCTTGATGATCGACGGCTGGATGCCTTCGGTCGGCTCATCGAGCACGAGCAGCTTCGGCCGCGTCACCAGCGCGCGACCGATCGCGAGCTGCTGCTGCTGACCGCCCGAAAGGTCGCCGCCGCGCCGGCCGAGCATGTCCTTCAGCACCGGAAACAGGTCGAAGACATAGTCCGGGATGTTGCGGTCGCCCCGCTTCACCGGCGCATAGCCCGTCTCGAGGTTCTCCTTCACCGTCAGCAACGGAAACACCTCGCGCCCCTGCGGCACGAAAGCGATGCCCGACCGGGCGCGGTCATACGCCGCGCTCCGGTCGAGCGCCTTCCCCTCGAAGGCAATCGTTCCACTCGTCAGCCGGTGATGGCCGACGATGGATCTCATCAAACTGGTCTTGCCGACACCGTTGCGGCCGAGCACGCAGGTGATCTTGCCGCCCGCCGCCGTCAGCGACACGCCGCGCAGCGCCTGGGCTGCGCCGTAGTGGAGCGTGGCGTCGCGCACCTCAAGCATGGTGTCGCTCCGCGCCGCGCCCGAAACGTCCCTGGTCCCCCTCCTCCCCCGAAACGGGGGAGGCTGGCATCGCCAGACGGAGGGGGTTCGGGAAAAGGATTGGCAGGGATTCCATGCTGCGCGCCAGCGCCCACAGAAGCTGCGCGCCATCGACCGGCGTCGGCTCGGTTGAAAAGGGAACGCGCCAGTACATGCTCATCTCCCCAGATAGACTTCGATGACGCGCTCGTCCGCGCTCACCGCGTCGAGCGAGCCTTCCGACAGCACGGAGCCCTCGTGCAGGCAGGTGACGCGCACACCAAGTTGGCGGACGAAATGCATGTCGTGCTCGACCACGACGACCGAATGCGTCCTGGAAATCTCCTTCAGCAGGCGCGCGGTCTCTTCGGTTTCCGCGTCGGTCATGCCGGCCACCGGCTCGTCGACCAGCAGCAGCTTCGGGTCCTGCGCAAGCAGCATGCCGATCTCCAGCCACTGCTTCTGCCCGTGCGACAGGTTGGCTGCGAGGTCGTGGCGGCGCTCGCCGAGCCGCGTGATAGCGAGGATCTCGTCGATCCGCTCGCTCTCCTCGGCCGAGCGGCGATGGAACAGCGCCGGGAAGATCGAACGCGGCCCCTTCAGCGACAGGACGAGATTGTCCTCCACCGTATGGCTTTCGAACACGGTGGGCTTCTGGAATTTGCGGCCGATGCCCATCATGGCGATCTCGGCCTCGTCATGCTTGGTCAGGTCGACATCACCG contains:
- a CDS encoding pyruvate dehydrogenase complex E1 component subunit beta; protein product: MPIEILMPALSPTMEEGNLAKWLKKEGDKVVAGDVIAEIETDKATMEVEAVDEGTLGKILIEAGTEGVKVNTPIAVLLQDGESAGDIGTTKAPPKAEAKAEPVPAEDAGGKAREASQEPVVEKETAKIPAAPKVEAAADPDVPAGTEMVPTTVREALRDAMAEEMRRDPDVFIMGEEVAEYQGAYKITQGLLQEFGAKRVVDTPITEHGFAGVGVGAAMAGLKPIVEFMTFNFAMQAIDQIVNSAAKTLYMSGGQMGAPIVFRGPNGAAARVAAQHSQDYAAWYSHIPGLKVVQPYTAADAKGLLKAAIRDPNPVIFLENEILYGQTFDVPKLDDFVLPIGKARIHKPGKDVTLVSFGIGMTYLVKAEPELAKLGIDAEIIDLRTIRPMDLDTVIASVKKTNRLVVVEEGFPQSSVGDFIANQVSQRAFDYLDAPVITVAGKDVPMPYAANLEKLALPNVGEVIEAVKAVTYKS
- the pdhA gene encoding pyruvate dehydrogenase (acetyl-transferring) E1 component subunit alpha, with the translated sequence MAVAARKASAKSKSESGALSQPKAPKPADFTKDEELRAYRDMLLIRRFEEKAGQLYGMGFIGGFCHLYIGQEAVVTGLKMSLIEGDQMITAYRDHGHMLAMELSPRGVMAELTGRRGGLSKGKGGSMHMFSKEKNFYGGHGIVGAQVSLGTGLAFANRYRENGNVCLTYFGDGAANQGQVYESFNMASLWKLPVIYVIENNRYAMGTSVQRSSAETDFSHRGISFRIPGIQVDGMDVRAVKAAGDMATEWCRSGKGPVILEMQTYRYRGHSMSDPAKYRSKDEVQKMRSEHDPIEQVKARLGDKKWASEDDLKAIDKEVRDIVADAADFAQSDPEPDVSELYTDIYVEN
- a CDS encoding septum formation initiator family protein, giving the protein MWTKQRKKRRSGALIVPALATVFLSYFGFHAWHGEFGIYSSYQLVDRKAELEAKLAGLRGERHALEARGLLLQDGTIEKDMLDEQARRALNLTAKDEVMIIRSDRNSH
- the urtE gene encoding urea ABC transporter ATP-binding subunit UrtE, which encodes MLEVRDATLHYGAAQALRGVSLTAAGGKITCVLGRNGVGKTSLMRSIVGHHRLTSGTIAFEGKALDRSAAYDRARSGIAFVPQGREVFPLLTVKENLETGYAPVKRGDRNIPDYVFDLFPVLKDMLGRRGGDLSGGQQQQLAIGRALVTRPKLLVLDEPTEGIQPSIIKDIGRAIRFLRDQAGIAILLVEQYLDFCRELADEVNIMDRGVIVHTGPAEDLDKPEVRRFLTV
- the urtD gene encoding urea ABC transporter ATP-binding protein UrtD; translated protein: MSRKETILYLDGVSVSFDGFRAINNLSLVLGKGEMRAIIGPNGAGKTTMMDIITGKTRPDAGDVYFDGDVDLTKHDEAEIAMMGIGRKFQKPTVFESHTVEDNLVLSLKGPRSIFPALFHRRSAEESERIDEILAITRLGERRHDLAANLSHGQKQWLEIGMLLAQDPKLLLVDEPVAGMTDAETEETARLLKEISRTHSVVVVEHDMHFVRQLGVRVTCLHEGSVLSEGSLDAVSADERVIEVYLGR